TGATTGATCCGGGCGGCGACCTGGATCGGCTGCTGGCCGCCGTCGAGCAACGCGGCCTGCAGCTCAAGGCCATCTGGCTGACGCACGCCCACATCGACCACGCCGGCGGTGCTGGCGAGCTGGCCGAGCGGCTGGCGCTGCCCATCATCGGCCCGCACGAAGGCGACCAGTTCTGGATCGACGGCCTGCCACAGCAAAGCGCCATGTTCGGCTTCGCCCCGGCCAGGCCCTTTGCGCCCACGCGCTGGCTGCACGATGGCGACACGGTGAGCATCGGCCAGGAAACCCTGAACGTGCGCCACACGCCCGGCCACACGCCCGGCCATGTGGTGTTCCACGCGCCTCAACTGAAGCGCGCCTTCGTCGGCGACGTGCTGTTTGCCGGCAGCATTGGCCGCACGGACTTTCCGCAGGGCAACCACCAGCAGCTGATCGACAGCATCACGCAGCGCCTGTGGCCCATGGGCGACGACACGGTCTTCATCCCCGGCCACGGCCCGGAGAGCACCTTCGGCGCCGAGCGGCGCAGCAATCCCTTCGTCGGCGGCACCTGAGCCGGCACCTGAGCCGGGCGGCCAGCAGCAGGGGCCGGACAGGGGCAGGTCAGCGCCCCAGCTCCTTGGCGCTGACGCCGGCGATGCCCCAGTTCTCCTTGGGCACGTCGTGGATCCAGACGCGGACGTTGGCCTGCGGTGCGCCCACGGCGTCCACCAGGGCCTGGGTGACTTTCTCGATCACGGCTTTCTTTTGCTCTTCGGTGCGGCCTTCGAGCAGGTAGATCTGGGCAAAAGGCATGTTGGTCGGCTCCTGGATGGGGTGGTCAGTCGAGGCGCAGCCCGAGGCCGCGAATCAGCGGGCTCCAGCGCTCGTTCTCGGCGCGGATGAACTGGGCGAACTGCTGCGGCGTGTTGCTGCGCAGGTTGGCGTGGATGGACTGGAAGGCGGCCTGCACCTCGGGCGTCTGCGCCCCGGCTGCCCAGGCCTGCGCCAGTTGCTCGACCAGCGGCGCCGGCATGGCGGCCGGCGCCACCAGCCCGAACCAGTTCTCCACGACGAAGCCGGCATAGCCGGACTCGGCCACCGTGGGCACGTCGGGCAGCGCCGGCGAGCGCTGCTCCGAGGTCAGGGCAATGGCGCGCAGCTTGCCGGCCTTGATGTGCTGGAAGGTGGTCACCAGCGAGCTTTCCATGCTCATCATGACGTTGCCGGCAATCAGGTCGGGCACGATCTGGCTGGAGCCCTTGTAGGGCACGTGGGTCAGCTCGATCTGGGCGCGCTTTTGCAGCAGCTCGGCGGCCAGGTGGTTGCCCGTGCCGACGCCGGAGGTGGCATACAGCAGCTTGCCCGGGTTGGCCTTGGCGTAGGCGATCAGGCCGGCCAGGTCGGTGAACGGGGCGCGCGGGTTGGCGACGATGACGTTGGGCGTGGTGCCGACCAGCGAGATGGCCTGCAAGTCCTTCTCGACATTGAAGGGCAGCTTGGCATAGAGATAGGGCGAGATCGCCAGGCTGCTGATGGCCGAGATGCCGATGGTGTAGCCGTCCGGCGCGGCCTTGGCCAC
This portion of the Melaminivora jejuensis genome encodes:
- a CDS encoding MBL fold metallo-hydrolase; this encodes MLHYQTIPVTPFQQNCSLVWCDQTLEAAVIDPGGDLDRLLAAVEQRGLQLKAIWLTHAHIDHAGGAGELAERLALPIIGPHEGDQFWIDGLPQQSAMFGFAPARPFAPTRWLHDGDTVSIGQETLNVRHTPGHTPGHVVFHAPQLKRAFVGDVLFAGSIGRTDFPQGNHQQLIDSITQRLWPMGDDTVFIPGHGPESTFGAERRSNPFVGGT
- a CDS encoding 2-hydroxymuconate tautomerase, which encodes MQEPTNMPFAQIYLLEGRTEEQKKAVIEKVTQALVDAVGAPQANVRVWIHDVPKENWGIAGVSAKELGR
- a CDS encoding Bug family tripartite tricarboxylate transporter substrate binding protein, producing the protein MQRRDFLAATAALAASATTPAWAQAAYPAKPVRLIVPFPPGGPTDIMGRTAAKAMGERLGQQFVVENKAGAGGNIGTDTVAKAAPDGYTIGISAISSLAISPYLYAKLPFNVEKDLQAISLVGTTPNVIVANPRAPFTDLAGLIAYAKANPGKLLYATSGVGTGNHLAAELLQKRAQIELTHVPYKGSSQIVPDLIAGNVMMSMESSLVTTFQHIKAGKLRAIALTSEQRSPALPDVPTVAESGYAGFVVENWFGLVAPAAMPAPLVEQLAQAWAAGAQTPEVQAAFQSIHANLRSNTPQQFAQFIRAENERWSPLIRGLGLRLD